Proteins encoded in a region of the Trypanosoma brucei gambiense DAL972 chromosome 11, complete sequence genome:
- a CDS encoding transcription factor IIIb, putative has protein sequence MPAARPSIEAARRGMATIARQLDVSDDMVEAALGLYKLAVSLNAVSGARPAILCAVLYAMCRRERTSHMVFDFADATGESPYDILSYMHLVCEATRTEVPVIDPSCVVHRFAEQMNLGQMTRSVVVCALKVLRAMHDDWIACGRRPLGVCVAALLVACYMFNIPRSPDEVCGFVRLTAGTISRRLDEFAATSTAALDSIDKYTRDDSSLPPAFTSATKKYDGDKRDAELRQLSAMYYELVAEAKVSTPSTPDRCEKWRHFLLCHCALEGKTPSDASLDLTTLTPQQQLQILGLPNTKPIDSSKARASVKEEEDKIMVKLERVKQEPVRQEPSTPEKGAPPVPNAGMSLSEMTDYYRMLMTRDPNVLDIRRDFDMEAVNPDDVVPAPQLPEEEAVVKTEGAAEAKFKIDPCLAEVLYDNERALALPWEFIVLQDPELDDMTDLEPYLVLDNEERLRRQKVGEALYGESWNLGAARTKEEIERLEESHSTRKRRREPIREHLTVQDAVSQALRRRGASTINVSQIDELIPGLAGLENSAEDEWVA, from the coding sequence ATGCCCGCCGCCAGACCTTCAATCGAGGCCGCTCGTCGCGGGATGGCGACAATTGCACGACAATTAGATGTAAGTGATGACATGGTGGAGGCAGCACTGGGGCTTTACAAACTCGCAGTTAGTCTTAACGCGGTGTCTGGCGCCCGACCAGCTATTCTTTGCGCTGTTTTGTATGCCATGTGCCGTCGAGAACGAACATCTCATATGGTGTTCGACTTCGCGGATGCCACCGGGGAGAGTCCATATGATATATTATCATACATGCATCTCGTTTGCGAAGCTACCCGGACTGAGGTACCTGTCATTGACCCATCATGTGTCGTGCATAGGTTTGCTGAGCAAATGAATTTAGGGCAAATGACAAGATCAGTAGTGGTTTGCGCACTAAAGGTTCTGCGTGCCATGCATGACGACTGGATAGCGTGCGGTCGGCGGCCGCTTGGCGTATGCGTTGCCGCCCTTTTAGTGGCATGTTACATGTTTAACATCCCGCGATCCCCTGACGAAGTTTGTGGTTTCGTGAGGTTAACCGCAGGGACCATATCTAGGCGTTTGGACGAATTTGCGGCCACAAGCACAGCAGCCTTGGATAGTATTGATAAGTATACAAGGGATGACAGCTCACTTCCACCAGCTTTCACCAGTGCTACGAAAAAGTATGATGGGGACAAGCGTGATGCAGAGCTGCGGCAATTGTCAGCAATGTATTACGAGCTTGTGGCCGAAGCGAAGGTTTCAACCCCAAGCACCCCAGATCGCTGCGAAAAGTGGAGgcattttttactttgccACTGTGCGTTAGAGGGGAAAACTCCAAGTGACGCTAGTTTAGATTTAACTACATTAACCCCTCAGCAACAGTTGCAGATTCTTGGCCTGCCCAACACCAAACCGATCGACTCGTCGAAGGCGCGGGCAAgtgtgaaggaagaggaggacaaAATTATGGTGAAACTTGAGCGGGTCAAGCAGGAACCCGTGCGACAGGAACCGAGTACACCTGAGAAGGGAGCACCACCTGTACCTAATGCAGGGATGTCTCTTTCCGAAATGACCGATTATTATCGTATGTTAATGACACGTGATCCGAATGTGTTAGATATCCGTCGCGATTTCGATATGGAGGCTGTCAACCCTGATGATGTGGTGCCGGCACCTCAACTGCCTGAGGAAGAAGCTGTAGTGAAGACAGAAGGTGCAGCAGAGGCCAAATTCAAAATAGATCCCTGTCTAGCCGAGGTATTGTATGATAATGAGCGTGCCCTCGCACTGCCTTGGGAGTTTATTGTGTTGCAGGATCCAGAATTAGATGACATGACAGACCTTGAACCATATCTGGTGCTTGATAACGAGGAACGCTTGAGACGCCAAAAAGTAGGCGAGGCGCTGTATGGGGAAAGTTGGAATCTCGGCGCTGCTCGCACGAAGGAGGAAATTGAGAGACTTGAAGAGTCGCATTCGACACGTAAGCGCCGCCGTGAACCCATTAGGGAGCATCTAACGGTGCAGGACGCGGTGTCCCAGGCACTTCGACGCCGCGGTGCATCTACCATTAACGTTTCTCAAATTGATGAACTGATTCCAGGTCTTGCGGGTTTAGAAAACTCAGCGGAGGATGAATGGGTCGCTTAG